One Megasphaera vaginalis (ex Bordigoni et al. 2020) DNA window includes the following coding sequences:
- the rsmH gene encoding 16S rRNA (cytosine(1402)-N(4))-methyltransferase RsmH, producing MDFHHISVLREETIEHLIGDRDGVYVDCTLGGGGHSCALAERLSEKATLIGLDQDEAAIAAAGKRLAAAKCRFIPVRRNFSHFREVMDELGIAAVDGVMFDLGVSSYQLDVPERGFSYQHDGPLDMRMDRGADISAYDIVNGYSEEALYRIIREYGEERWAKRIAQFIAAARQEGPIERTGDLVRIIKKAVPAGARKDGPHPAKRTFQAVRIEVNGELKILRAAVEAASERLKPGGKLCVITFHSLEDRIVKETLKLLATDCICPPDLPVCTCGHKATMKVNRKPIVPGEAELASNPRARSAKLRTAVRL from the coding sequence ATGGATTTTCATCATATCAGCGTCTTGCGCGAAGAAACAATCGAACATCTTATCGGTGACCGCGACGGCGTTTATGTTGATTGCACGTTGGGCGGCGGCGGGCACAGCTGCGCATTGGCAGAGCGGTTGTCCGAGAAGGCGACGCTGATCGGGTTGGATCAGGACGAAGCCGCCATCGCTGCCGCTGGCAAACGGTTGGCCGCTGCCAAATGCCGGTTTATTCCGGTACGGCGTAATTTTTCTCACTTCCGTGAAGTCATGGATGAATTGGGAATTGCTGCCGTTGACGGCGTCATGTTCGACCTGGGGGTGTCCAGCTATCAGTTGGATGTGCCGGAGAGAGGGTTTTCTTATCAACATGACGGGCCTCTTGACATGCGCATGGATCGAGGCGCCGATATCAGCGCTTACGATATCGTAAACGGATACAGTGAAGAGGCGCTTTATCGAATTATCAGGGAATACGGCGAAGAACGCTGGGCGAAGCGGATCGCGCAGTTCATCGCGGCGGCGCGGCAAGAAGGACCTATTGAACGAACCGGCGATTTGGTGCGGATTATCAAAAAGGCTGTTCCGGCAGGGGCCCGTAAAGACGGTCCTCATCCGGCCAAGCGTACCTTTCAGGCTGTTCGCATTGAAGTAAACGGCGAGCTCAAGATCTTGCGCGCAGCCGTCGAAGCCGCTTCGGAACGGTTGAAACCGGGCGGTAAGCTGTGTGTGATCACGTTCCATTCGCTGGAAGACAGAATTGTCAAAGAAACGCTGAAACTGCTGGCAACGGACTGTATCTGTCCGCCAGACTTGCCTGTCTGTACCTGCGGACATAAAGCAACGATGAAGGTAAACCGCAAGCCCATTGTGCCGGGAGAAGCGGAATTGGCGTCCAATCCGCGGGCACGGAGTGCGAAATTGCGGACAGCAGTCCGCTTGTGA
- a CDS encoding septum formation initiator family protein, producing the protein MLARKAGYIPYEENRGLPSSRRVAERKHFSRVIAQTLFIVFLCAFFLLLNVALAKARIDYGYTLMQEKRQIQKLQQENDDLKVDIARMESPERIYKIATGDLGMVVPSAVLYSQNRRQTDNTAATI; encoded by the coding sequence ATGTTGGCCAGAAAAGCAGGGTATATACCGTATGAGGAAAATAGAGGGCTTCCTTCATCACGGCGCGTAGCGGAAAGAAAACATTTCAGCAGAGTGATTGCACAAACCCTGTTTATTGTTTTTCTTTGCGCCTTCTTTCTGCTTCTTAATGTTGCTCTAGCAAAGGCGCGGATCGATTACGGATATACGCTGATGCAGGAAAAAAGGCAGATACAGAAACTGCAGCAGGAAAATGATGATTTAAAGGTGGATATTGCACGCATGGAGTCGCCGGAACGAATATATAAAATAGCGACCGGCGATTTGGGAATGGTCGTACCGTCAGCCGTTCTGTACAGTCAGAATCGCCGTCAGACGGACAATACCGCCGCAACGATATAG
- a CDS encoding UDP-N-acetylmuramoyl-L-alanyl-D-glutamate--2,6-diaminopimelate ligase, producing MKTVEELSRQIKGIYNVDGNVKTEISGISADSREIEAGYLFVCIAGVHVDGAKFAAQAVEKGAVAVLTAKHLDLPDRVVQLMVPDIHHALEDIVPYFYDYPGKKMRMIGVTGTNGKTTTSHIIAHILRAAGHHVGVLGTIHALIDDEELPIHNTTPDVVELQHFLHLMAERGITHVVMEVSSHALELNRVAGIEFDTAVFTNLTQDHLDFHKTFENYVAAKAKLFQGLTAGDTVKGNKTAVVNVDDPYAKDILAACRGNVLTYGVEQEADLRGSSLQVELKKSSFHVSGPFGSVDLQMHITGLFNVYNTLAAIGAAHAEGVDTATIDQAIQTFRSVPGRFELVEAGQDFAIVVDYSHTPDSLEKALTTARAMHPNRIISVFGCGGDRDRTKRPIMGRIGAAESDIPIVTSDNPRSEDPDAIVAEVAAGVKQGLREGQTYEVIVDRRRAITRAVEIAGAGDIIVIAGKGHETYQILKDKTIHFDDREVAREAVQQLKGR from the coding sequence ATGAAAACAGTAGAAGAATTAAGTCGTCAAATAAAAGGGATCTATAATGTAGATGGCAATGTAAAGACCGAGATTAGCGGTATTTCCGCCGATTCTCGTGAAATAGAAGCAGGGTATTTGTTCGTCTGCATTGCAGGCGTTCATGTTGACGGCGCTAAATTTGCCGCGCAAGCCGTTGAAAAGGGAGCCGTTGCCGTGCTGACGGCGAAGCACCTGGATCTGCCTGACCGCGTCGTACAGTTGATGGTTCCCGATATTCACCATGCGCTGGAAGACATCGTTCCTTATTTTTATGATTATCCCGGCAAAAAAATGCGCATGATCGGCGTAACCGGCACGAACGGTAAAACGACGACAAGCCATATTATTGCGCACATTTTGCGTGCCGCCGGCCATCATGTCGGCGTTCTCGGCACGATTCACGCGCTCATCGATGATGAAGAACTGCCGATTCATAATACGACGCCGGATGTAGTGGAATTACAACATTTCCTGCATCTGATGGCGGAGCGCGGCATAACGCATGTTGTAATGGAAGTATCAAGTCACGCGCTGGAATTAAATCGCGTTGCCGGAATCGAATTTGATACGGCGGTTTTCACGAATTTGACGCAAGATCATTTAGATTTTCACAAGACGTTTGAAAACTACGTTGCCGCTAAAGCCAAATTGTTTCAAGGGCTGACGGCGGGCGATACGGTCAAAGGCAATAAGACGGCTGTCGTCAATGTAGACGATCCGTACGCCAAAGATATTCTGGCCGCCTGCCGCGGCAACGTGCTGACGTACGGCGTGGAACAGGAAGCGGACTTACGGGGATCTTCGTTGCAGGTGGAATTGAAGAAATCATCGTTCCATGTTTCCGGTCCCTTCGGTTCCGTTGATCTGCAGATGCATATTACCGGGCTGTTCAATGTGTACAACACGTTGGCGGCTATCGGCGCCGCCCATGCCGAAGGCGTCGACACGGCGACGATCGATCAGGCCATTCAGACGTTCCGTTCCGTTCCGGGGCGGTTCGAACTCGTTGAAGCGGGACAGGATTTTGCCATCGTCGTCGACTATTCCCATACGCCGGACAGTTTGGAAAAAGCGTTGACAACGGCACGGGCCATGCATCCGAACCGGATTATTTCCGTCTTTGGCTGCGGCGGTGACCGGGATCGTACGAAACGGCCCATTATGGGACGCATTGGAGCTGCGGAATCGGATATCCCCATTGTAACCTCCGATAATCCACGGTCGGAAGATCCGGACGCCATTGTTGCCGAAGTGGCGGCAGGCGTGAAGCAGGGACTCAGAGAAGGGCAAACGTATGAAGTGATTGTCGACCGCCGCCGGGCTATCACGCGGGCTGTTGAAATAGCCGGGGCCGGTGATATCATCGTTATTGCCGGCAAGGGGCATGAAACGTATCAGATTTTGAAAGATAAGACGATCCATTTTGATGATCGGGAAGTTGCAAGAGAAGCGGTTCAACAGTTGAAAGGAAGATAA
- the mraZ gene encoding division/cell wall cluster transcriptional repressor MraZ — translation MFMGEYSHSIDTKGRVIMPAKFREELGLSFVVTRGLEGCLSVYTKEAWEQLAQAMKKLQASKENVRAFKRFVFGSAAEVEFDKQGRILLPGALRDYAKLSKDVVVLGTGDKIEIWSKAAYEEYAAKTVPAMEEIAESLDGLLDIDF, via the coding sequence ATGTTTATGGGAGAATATTCACATTCTATCGATACGAAAGGCCGCGTGATCATGCCGGCTAAATTTCGCGAAGAACTGGGCCTGTCATTTGTCGTCACCCGCGGCTTGGAAGGCTGTCTCTCCGTTTATACGAAGGAGGCTTGGGAACAGTTGGCGCAGGCGATGAAAAAATTGCAGGCTTCAAAAGAAAATGTTCGCGCCTTTAAACGTTTCGTTTTCGGCAGCGCCGCAGAAGTCGAGTTCGACAAGCAGGGGCGCATACTGCTTCCCGGCGCGCTGCGTGATTATGCCAAGCTGAGTAAGGATGTAGTTGTCCTGGGGACGGGTGACAAGATCGAAATCTGGAGCAAGGCCGCTTATGAAGAATATGCGGCAAAAACCGTTCCGGCCATGGAAGAGATAGCGGAAAGTCTTGACGGCCTGTTGGATATAGATTTCTAG
- the gluQRS gene encoding tRNA glutamyl-Q(34) synthetase GluQRS yields the protein MRGRFAPSPTGYLHLGNVWTAFLCWLQVRQQGGKLILRIEDNDEQRSKELFRQAFLEDLTWLGLLWDEGPDTGGPAGPYTQQERYAVYAAALRQLQERGLLYPCYCTRARLQSIGAPHPGEQYLYDGHCRQMSLAERRQMTRTPSLRIRVPAAEIVFNDGVFGRKNAFLPATCGDFIVRRSDGMYAYQLAVSVDDALMGVTHVLRGADLLASTAQQIWLIRLLGYEAPAYTHVPLLVDSDGHRLSKRQNGITVRYLREQGIDSDTLLSYLAWRGHLLPDRRRYSLTELKKRCDLQKLTAENIVIHKNLENYLSLFFP from the coding sequence ATGCGCGGCAGATTTGCTCCCAGCCCGACGGGATATCTCCATTTGGGCAATGTTTGGACGGCCTTTCTTTGCTGGCTTCAAGTTCGTCAACAGGGGGGCAAACTGATTTTACGCATAGAAGATAACGATGAACAGCGATCCAAAGAATTGTTTCGCCAGGCGTTTCTGGAAGACCTGACATGGCTGGGGCTGTTATGGGACGAAGGACCGGATACGGGCGGACCGGCCGGTCCGTATACGCAGCAGGAACGGTACGCTGTCTACGCGGCAGCGCTTCGGCAGCTGCAGGAAAGGGGCTTGCTTTACCCGTGCTATTGCACGCGGGCGCGTCTGCAGTCTATCGGCGCGCCTCATCCGGGCGAGCAGTATCTCTATGACGGTCACTGCCGCCAGATGAGCCTGGCGGAGCGCCGGCAGATGACGCGGACCCCGTCGCTGCGGATCCGTGTGCCTGCCGCCGAGATCGTTTTCAATGACGGTGTTTTCGGCAGGAAAAACGCTTTTTTGCCGGCTACTTGCGGCGATTTTATTGTACGTCGCAGTGACGGCATGTATGCTTACCAATTGGCGGTTTCGGTAGATGATGCGTTGATGGGCGTTACCCACGTGCTGCGCGGCGCGGATTTGCTGGCATCGACGGCGCAGCAGATTTGGCTGATACGGCTCTTAGGTTATGAAGCGCCTGCATATACGCATGTTCCCTTGTTGGTCGACAGCGACGGTCATCGGTTGTCAAAACGACAGAACGGCATCACCGTGCGTTACTTGCGCGAGCAGGGGATTGACAGCGATACGTTATTGTCCTATTTGGCCTGGCGAGGGCATCTGTTGCCGGATCGCAGGCGCTATTCTCTGACAGAACTGAAAAAAAGGTGCGATCTGCAAAAGCTTACGGCCGAAAATATTGTTATTCATAAAAATTTAGAAAATTATTTATCTTTGTTTTTTCCTTAA